One Methylocaldum marinum DNA window includes the following coding sequences:
- a CDS encoding aspartate aminotransferase family protein — protein sequence MSTYIADLLATHRGKNFELHEDYLNTQMVRVLKAIGYDRIYTKARGPYLYDDQDNEYLDLLSGFGVFALGRNHPVIIQALQDVLQSELPDMVQMDVSLLSGLLAEQILKRCPDNLSKMFFCNSGAEAVEAAIKFSRYSTKREKIVYCDHGFHGLTMGALSLNGEKIFREGFGPLLPECVAVPFNDIEALDRALRSRDVAAFIVEPIQGKGVNLPNDDYLPEAARLCAKYGTLFVADEIQTGIGRTGKFWAIEHWGVKPDMILMAKALSGGFIPVGAVAMTKTVMDAVFSRMDRAVVHGSTFSKNNMAMAAGLATLKVIDDENLLQNAARLGEELLAGMQGLVDKYELFQEVRGKGLMIALEFGSPKSFSLKAAWNLLETANKGLFSQMITIPLFKNHRILSQVAGHGMNVVKFLPPLVIDEKDKHWILSALDDVIADCHKVPGAIWDLGKNLTSHALKSKAG from the coding sequence ATGTCCACCTACATAGCGGATTTGCTGGCCACCCATCGCGGCAAGAACTTCGAGCTGCACGAAGATTACCTGAATACCCAAATGGTCCGGGTGCTCAAGGCCATCGGCTATGACCGCATCTACACGAAAGCCCGAGGCCCTTATCTCTACGACGACCAGGACAATGAATACCTGGATCTCCTGAGCGGCTTCGGCGTTTTTGCCCTGGGCCGTAATCATCCCGTGATCATTCAAGCCTTGCAGGACGTACTGCAAAGCGAACTGCCCGATATGGTGCAGATGGACGTGTCCCTCCTGAGCGGGCTTCTCGCCGAACAGATTCTGAAGCGCTGCCCCGACAATCTCAGCAAGATGTTCTTTTGCAACTCGGGCGCGGAAGCCGTCGAGGCAGCGATCAAGTTCAGCCGCTATTCGACCAAGCGGGAAAAGATCGTGTACTGCGACCATGGCTTTCACGGCCTGACAATGGGCGCGCTTTCCCTCAACGGCGAAAAGATTTTCCGCGAAGGGTTCGGCCCCTTGTTGCCGGAATGCGTCGCGGTCCCGTTCAATGACATCGAGGCCCTGGACAGAGCCCTACGCAGCAGGGATGTCGCGGCTTTCATCGTTGAACCGATCCAGGGGAAAGGCGTCAACCTTCCGAACGACGACTACCTGCCGGAAGCCGCTCGCCTGTGCGCCAAATACGGAACCCTATTCGTTGCCGACGAGATTCAGACCGGCATCGGCCGCACCGGCAAGTTCTGGGCTATCGAACACTGGGGCGTCAAGCCCGACATGATTCTGATGGCCAAAGCCCTGTCCGGCGGATTTATCCCGGTGGGCGCGGTGGCGATGACCAAAACCGTGATGGATGCCGTCTTCAGCCGCATGGACCGTGCCGTGGTTCACGGTTCGACTTTCTCCAAGAACAATATGGCAATGGCGGCAGGACTGGCTACACTCAAAGTCATCGATGACGAAAACTTGTTGCAAAACGCCGCACGTCTCGGGGAGGAACTTCTCGCCGGAATGCAAGGCCTGGTGGACAAATACGAGTTATTCCAGGAAGTCCGCGGCAAGGGGCTGATGATCGCTCTCGAGTTCGGCTCGCCCAAGAGCTTCTCCCTAAAGGCTGCCTGGAACCTGCTGGAAACCGCCAATAAAGGCCTGTTCAGCCAGATGATCACGATTCCGCTGTTCAAGAACCATCGCATCTTGAGCCAAGTCGCCGGGCACGGCATGAACGTGGTGAAATTCCTTCCGCCCCTGGTCATCGACGAAAAAGACAAGCACTGGATTCTCTCCGCTCTCGACGACGTCATCGCCGATTGCCACAAGGTTCCGGGCGCCATCTGGGACCTTGGGAAAAATCTCACCAGTCACGCCCTGAAGTCCAAGGCGGGTTGA
- the shc gene encoding squalene--hopene cyclase: MLKEATAFSALDKAFLKPYNESPLDNAIRRAKKELLGLQHQSGYWVFELEADCTIPAEYILMMHYMDEIDAALQAKIAEYLRAHQKEDGSYPLFFGGPGDISCTVKAYYALKLAGDDIDAPHMKKAREWILSRGGAARSNVFTRIMLAMFEQVPWRAVPFIPVEIMLLPRWFPFHLDKVAYWSRTVMVPLFVLCSYKVKARNPSGTGIRELFTVAPEKERNYFSHVKTPLGKAILALERVGRLMEPLIPKTMRRKATEKARDWFMARLNGVDGLGGIFPAMVNAYEAMDCLGIPPEDENRRIAKEAIQRLLVIGEDSAYCQPCVSPIWDTGLSSLALQEVNKFEKDPRVEDALTRGLRWLASKQLTDEPGDWRVNRPNLEGGGWAFQFENTYYPDVDDSAVVAQALAQAENGEFDEVLRRATNWIAGMQSDNGGYGAFDANNTHYHLNHIPFADHGALLDPPSADVSGRCAMFLAKMLEQRPDLKPVLDRTVDYLRKEQEADGSWFGRWGTNYIYGTWSVLVGFEAAGIPKTDPSVRKAVAWLKSIQRPDGGWGEDNFTYHDASPERRGRFHTSTAFQTGLALLALLAAGEADSPEADAGVDYLVRTQNADGFWKDDCFTAPGFPRVFYLKYHGYDKFFPLWALARYRNERYRTA; this comes from the coding sequence ATGTTGAAAGAAGCGACTGCGTTTTCAGCTCTCGATAAAGCTTTCCTCAAGCCTTATAACGAATCGCCCTTGGATAACGCCATCCGCCGAGCCAAGAAAGAACTGCTGGGATTGCAGCATCAGTCGGGCTACTGGGTGTTCGAGCTCGAAGCCGACTGCACGATTCCGGCCGAGTACATCCTGATGATGCACTACATGGACGAAATCGATGCCGCCCTCCAGGCCAAGATTGCCGAATACCTGCGCGCTCACCAGAAGGAAGACGGCAGCTATCCGCTATTCTTCGGCGGCCCCGGCGACATCAGCTGCACCGTCAAAGCGTATTACGCCCTGAAACTCGCCGGAGACGATATCGACGCGCCGCACATGAAAAAAGCCAGGGAATGGATTCTGTCCCGGGGCGGGGCGGCGCGCTCCAACGTTTTCACCCGCATCATGCTGGCCATGTTCGAACAGGTTCCATGGCGCGCCGTGCCTTTCATTCCGGTGGAAATCATGCTGCTGCCGCGCTGGTTTCCGTTTCACCTGGACAAAGTGGCCTACTGGTCACGCACGGTGATGGTGCCCCTGTTCGTCCTGTGCAGCTACAAAGTAAAAGCGCGCAACCCGAGCGGAACCGGGATTCGCGAACTTTTCACCGTCGCTCCGGAAAAAGAAAGGAATTATTTCAGTCATGTGAAGACGCCCCTCGGCAAGGCTATTTTGGCCTTGGAACGCGTAGGCCGCCTGATGGAACCGCTCATCCCGAAAACAATGCGGCGAAAGGCCACCGAGAAGGCACGCGACTGGTTCATGGCGCGACTGAACGGTGTTGACGGCTTGGGCGGCATCTTTCCGGCCATGGTCAATGCTTATGAAGCCATGGATTGCTTGGGGATTCCTCCGGAAGACGAAAACCGCCGTATCGCCAAGGAGGCCATTCAGCGCCTGCTCGTGATCGGTGAAGACAGCGCTTATTGCCAACCCTGCGTATCGCCGATCTGGGATACCGGACTATCCAGCCTCGCCCTGCAGGAGGTCAACAAATTCGAGAAAGACCCCCGGGTCGAGGACGCGCTGACGCGCGGACTTCGCTGGCTGGCGAGCAAGCAGCTGACCGACGAGCCCGGCGACTGGCGCGTCAACCGGCCGAACCTGGAAGGCGGCGGCTGGGCTTTCCAGTTCGAAAACACTTATTACCCGGACGTCGACGACAGTGCCGTGGTCGCGCAGGCTCTGGCTCAAGCCGAAAACGGCGAATTCGACGAAGTTCTGCGCCGCGCCACCAACTGGATCGCCGGCATGCAGTCCGATAACGGCGGGTACGGCGCATTCGACGCGAACAACACCCATTATCATCTGAATCATATTCCGTTCGCCGACCACGGTGCCCTGCTCGACCCGCCCAGCGCCGATGTCAGCGGGCGCTGCGCGATGTTTCTGGCCAAGATGCTGGAACAGCGCCCGGATCTCAAACCCGTGCTGGATCGTACGGTCGACTATCTCAGAAAAGAGCAGGAAGCCGACGGCTCCTGGTTCGGACGTTGGGGAACCAATTACATTTACGGTACCTGGTCCGTGCTGGTGGGCTTCGAGGCGGCGGGGATCCCCAAGACCGATCCCAGCGTGCGGAAAGCCGTCGCCTGGCTCAAGAGCATCCAACGCCCGGACGGCGGCTGGGGCGAGGACAACTTCACTTACCACGATGCCAGCCCGGAACGGCGCGGCCGTTTTCACACCAGCACGGCCTTCCAAACCGGGCTGGCGCTACTCGCCTTGTTGGCAGCCGGCGAAGCCGATTCGCCGGAAGCCGATGCCGGCGTCGATTACCTCGTCAGAACCCAAAATGCCGATGGTTTCTGGAAGGATGATTGCTTCACCGCGCCGGGCTTTCCGCGCGTCTTTTATCTCAAGTACCACGGCTACGACAAATTTTTCCCGCTCTGGGCACTGGCACGTTATCGCAACGAGCGCTACCGCACGGCGTGA
- a CDS encoding MMPL family transporter: protein MSRTAEHLFIRFMHWWEENFLNRPWLVTLLFLIASGFTLQYTMENLKFDTNTADMISTELPFQQNRIKLEKAFPQDVSTVILLVEGKTPEETADAVKRIGEKLRQNTTDIKSVHIPDEGEFFARNGLLYLDLNELEDLSAQLANAQPFIGRISENNSLGGLLDILGEALKASDQGFEIQLDPLLEKVREAIVAVSEGKPYQLSWQQLMLTRDEGLGVTKRFITITPILDFDQLLPAEKSIAAIDKIVAEVLQGDLADVSVRKTGEVVLEHEEMQTVGAGVSIASVASLILVSLTLWVAYRSFKLMVATFVALTVGLIFSLGFATVAIGQLNLISIGFAVLFIGMGDAYSSHFCLRYRELVLRGASQREALRETLTSTGSSLVLCAFTAATGLYAFIPTNYSGVAELGIIAGTSMFIALATTFTILPALLNIMPLKPPRRTQKEKDDSSFLSSNWPLRYARPIRKITVVLGVIAVGLLCNVTVDFNPINLRDPNTESVKTFKYLLQFEDTSPLTLASLAKSEAEVKAKKSEFEDLTTVDKVVSIFDFIPENQDEKLAVISDLSLIMGPQLETFPPPARGNVEPETIGTFHQVLKERAAGGQNGVIKALDEALTQLQDRLESADQTTRQAMLSRLQDSVLGPLPATIANLRDSLQAGPISMETLPPDLKSRWVGADGLYRLQIFPNKDLNDLDNLREFILEAQKVDKDVTDVPVAYLESMNEAINAFQQAFGIAFIATTVLLLLIVRNLKDTLLVLLPLLLASLFTAASTVLFDIPFNFANIIALPLLFGLGVDNGIHMAHRLHYLKSNDENLLSTSEAQGIFYGSLTTVFSFASLAFTTHQGTASMGMILTIGLMLTLVCAMVVLPAFSTLRISHRR from the coding sequence ATGAGCAGAACCGCCGAGCACCTTTTCATTCGCTTCATGCATTGGTGGGAAGAAAATTTCCTCAACCGACCGTGGCTGGTTACCCTGCTGTTCCTGATCGCTTCCGGGTTTACCCTCCAGTACACCATGGAGAACCTGAAGTTCGATACCAACACTGCGGACATGATTTCGACGGAGCTGCCGTTCCAGCAGAACCGTATCAAGCTTGAAAAGGCATTCCCTCAGGACGTCAGCACCGTCATTCTCCTGGTCGAAGGCAAAACGCCGGAAGAAACAGCCGATGCGGTCAAGCGGATCGGCGAGAAGCTCAGACAGAATACGACCGACATCAAATCGGTCCATATTCCCGATGAAGGCGAATTTTTCGCTCGCAACGGGTTGTTATATCTGGATCTGAATGAACTGGAGGATTTATCGGCCCAACTCGCCAATGCCCAGCCTTTCATCGGGCGGATCTCGGAAAACAACAGCCTCGGCGGCCTCCTCGATATCCTGGGCGAAGCCTTGAAGGCGTCGGATCAGGGCTTCGAAATCCAGCTCGATCCTTTGCTCGAGAAAGTTCGCGAGGCAATCGTTGCGGTTAGCGAAGGCAAACCCTACCAGCTTTCCTGGCAGCAACTGATGCTCACGCGAGACGAGGGCCTCGGCGTCACCAAACGGTTCATTACGATCACGCCCATTCTCGATTTCGACCAGCTGCTACCCGCCGAAAAATCGATCGCGGCCATCGACAAAATCGTCGCGGAGGTATTGCAGGGCGATCTTGCCGACGTCAGCGTCCGCAAGACCGGCGAAGTCGTGCTGGAACACGAAGAAATGCAAACCGTGGGCGCGGGCGTTTCGATCGCCAGCGTGGCGTCCCTGATTCTCGTCTCCCTTACGCTTTGGGTGGCTTACCGTTCCTTCAAGCTGATGGTCGCCACTTTCGTGGCGCTGACCGTGGGGCTGATATTCTCGCTTGGATTCGCGACCGTCGCGATCGGCCAACTCAACCTGATCTCCATCGGCTTCGCGGTTCTGTTCATCGGCATGGGCGATGCCTATTCGTCCCATTTCTGCCTGCGCTATCGGGAACTGGTCTTGCGCGGCGCATCCCAGCGCGAAGCCCTGCGGGAAACCCTGACCTCCACCGGTTCTTCTCTCGTTCTCTGCGCCTTCACCGCGGCAACCGGCCTATATGCCTTCATCCCCACCAACTACTCGGGAGTCGCGGAACTCGGCATTATCGCGGGCACCAGTATGTTCATCGCGCTGGCGACGACTTTCACGATATTGCCGGCCCTGCTGAACATCATGCCCTTGAAGCCGCCGCGCCGGACGCAAAAGGAGAAGGATGACTCGTCGTTCCTGAGCTCGAACTGGCCGCTCCGGTATGCGCGGCCGATCCGCAAGATAACCGTCGTTCTCGGCGTGATCGCCGTGGGTCTGCTATGCAACGTCACCGTGGACTTCAATCCGATCAATTTGCGCGATCCCAATACGGAATCGGTCAAGACCTTCAAGTATCTGCTGCAGTTCGAAGACACATCCCCATTGACTTTGGCCTCCTTGGCAAAAAGCGAAGCCGAGGTCAAAGCCAAGAAATCCGAGTTCGAGGACCTGACAACGGTCGACAAGGTCGTCAGCATTTTCGATTTCATCCCCGAAAACCAAGACGAAAAGCTGGCCGTGATCAGTGATTTGTCGCTCATCATGGGTCCCCAACTCGAGACCTTTCCCCCTCCCGCTCGCGGGAATGTTGAGCCAGAGACCATCGGAACGTTCCATCAAGTGCTCAAGGAGCGTGCCGCCGGCGGTCAGAACGGAGTGATCAAAGCCCTGGACGAAGCCTTGACGCAGCTGCAAGACCGTCTCGAAAGCGCCGATCAAACCACGCGCCAGGCGATGCTCTCCCGGCTTCAGGACAGCGTTTTGGGTCCGCTCCCGGCGACCATCGCCAATCTTCGGGATAGTCTGCAGGCCGGACCAATTTCCATGGAGACTCTGCCTCCCGATTTGAAAAGCCGCTGGGTCGGTGCCGACGGTCTGTACCGCTTGCAGATCTTCCCGAACAAGGACTTGAACGATCTCGATAACTTGCGCGAATTCATCCTCGAAGCGCAAAAGGTCGACAAAGACGTGACCGACGTGCCGGTGGCCTATCTGGAATCCATGAACGAAGCGATTAACGCCTTTCAGCAGGCGTTCGGTATCGCTTTCATCGCCACCACGGTCTTGCTGCTGCTGATCGTCCGGAATCTCAAGGACACCTTGCTGGTATTGCTGCCGCTGCTGCTGGCATCCCTGTTCACTGCCGCCTCGACGGTGCTGTTCGATATTCCCTTCAACTTCGCCAATATCATCGCCCTGCCCCTGCTGTTCGGTCTCGGGGTCGACAACGGCATACACATGGCCCACCGCCTGCATTATCTAAAATCGAACGACGAAAACTTGCTCAGCACCAGCGAAGCGCAAGGTATTTTCTACGGCTCGCTGACCACCGTGTTCAGCTTCGCCAGCCTGGCCTTTACGACTCATCAGGGCACCGCCAGCATGGGCATGATCCTGACCATCGGCCTCATGCTCACCCTGGTCTGCGCCATGGTCGTACTGCCCGCTTTCAGTACGTTGAGGATCTCCCACAGGCGTTGA
- the hpnH gene encoding adenosyl-hopene transferase HpnH, protein MSVPIRQQLSVAKYLLQQKFKGNKRYPLVLMLEPLFRCNLACAGCGKIDYPDEILNRRLSIDECLASVDECGAPIVSIAGGEPLLHKELPQIVEGIIQRKKYVYLCTNALLLKKRIDDYKPSPYLTFSIHLDGNRERHDASVCQKGVFDRAAEAVEMAISRGFRVTINCTLFQGENAEEIAAFLDYCKKLGVEGTTIAPGFSYEHAPAQDIFIKMRDSKELFRKVFKLGRGRKWKLNHSSLYLDFLAGNQGYNCTPWGNPTRNIFGWQKPCYLLVDEGYAPSFKALMEETPWQKYGNSKNPKCANCMAHCGYEASAVEDAVKNPLKAAWVALFGPRTDGPMAPEPVPEYDADTVGAKTRPAIRIHAVD, encoded by the coding sequence ATGAGCGTTCCAATAAGGCAACAACTGAGTGTGGCCAAGTATCTTTTACAACAAAAGTTTAAAGGAAACAAACGTTATCCCTTGGTGTTGATGCTTGAACCTCTGTTCCGCTGCAATTTGGCCTGTGCCGGATGCGGCAAGATCGATTATCCCGATGAAATCCTTAATCGCCGACTCAGCATCGACGAATGCTTGGCGTCCGTGGACGAGTGCGGTGCCCCCATCGTTTCCATAGCCGGCGGCGAACCGCTGTTGCACAAGGAACTGCCGCAGATTGTCGAAGGCATCATTCAGCGCAAGAAATACGTTTATCTCTGCACGAACGCGCTGCTGTTGAAGAAGCGTATCGACGATTACAAACCTTCTCCGTATCTCACGTTCTCGATCCATCTGGACGGCAATCGGGAACGCCACGACGCTTCGGTGTGCCAGAAGGGCGTGTTCGATCGCGCCGCTGAAGCCGTGGAAATGGCGATTTCACGCGGATTCCGCGTCACCATCAATTGCACCCTGTTCCAGGGCGAGAACGCCGAAGAAATCGCGGCCTTCCTTGATTATTGCAAGAAACTCGGAGTCGAAGGCACCACCATCGCGCCGGGATTCAGCTACGAGCACGCGCCGGCGCAGGATATCTTCATCAAGATGCGCGATAGCAAGGAATTGTTTCGCAAGGTATTCAAGCTGGGCCGCGGCCGCAAGTGGAAGCTGAACCATTCAAGTCTGTACCTGGATTTCCTCGCCGGCAACCAAGGTTACAACTGTACGCCCTGGGGCAATCCCACGCGCAACATATTCGGCTGGCAGAAGCCCTGCTATTTGTTGGTCGACGAGGGCTATGCGCCATCGTTCAAGGCATTGATGGAAGAAACTCCCTGGCAAAAATACGGTAACTCGAAGAACCCGAAGTGCGCCAACTGCATGGCCCATTGCGGATATGAGGCGAGTGCCGTGGAAGATGCCGTGAAAAACCCATTGAAAGCGGCATGGGTCGCCCTGTTCGGTCCGCGGACCGATGGCCCGATGGCGCCGGAACCAGTCCCGGAATACGATGCCGATACGGTTGGCGCAAAGACGAGGCCGGCGATTCGCATCCACGCCGTAGACTAA
- a CDS encoding copper resistance CopC family protein, whose product MHHSIVSRSNRLFVLLFFICLFFAYGERLWAHAVVTESSLTQNPIQPNHATTVVLFFNSNVELPLSRVFLVSKGDVYHPVEIAKGKKPGEMRIHVPALTPGEYALKYKVFAADGHFTESVIRFQVSDPR is encoded by the coding sequence ATGCACCACTCCATCGTATCCCGCAGCAACAGACTCTTTGTCCTGCTGTTTTTCATCTGCTTGTTTTTCGCTTACGGCGAACGGCTTTGGGCGCACGCCGTCGTAACCGAATCCTCCCTGACCCAAAATCCGATCCAGCCGAATCATGCGACGACGGTAGTCCTCTTCTTTAATTCCAATGTGGAGCTGCCCTTGTCCCGGGTGTTTCTGGTCAGCAAAGGCGATGTCTATCACCCGGTGGAAATCGCCAAAGGCAAGAAACCGGGCGAGATGCGGATTCACGTTCCGGCACTGACGCCGGGAGAATACGCCCTGAAATACAAGGTCTTCGCCGCAGACGGACACTTCACCGAAAGTGTCATTCGTTTCCAAGTCTCTGACCCGCGGTGA
- a CDS encoding phytoene/squalene synthase family protein, with amino-acid sequence MGDDDALQSHLLDGVSRTFALTIPQLPPVLAKPVSNAYLLCRIIDTIEDETALASPDKRRFCQQFVRVVQGREAAEPLRDELGPRLSESTSPAEHELIHLIPRVIAITHRFDPPQREALATCVEIMAKGMAEFQDRDLRYGLSNMDEMSDYCYYVAGVVGEMLTKLFCHYSPEIAAHREEMMKLAVSFGQGLQMTNILKDLWDDHSRGVCWLPRDTFEQYGFDLRELKPNHDNPRFCEGFRQLVGIAHGHLRNALAYTLYIPARETGLREFCLWALGMAVLTLRKINKNLDFSDSAQVKITRRAVKATVFTSRLLRSSNSLLNAAFYLAGFGLPRGSNRLPGSGHRTDT; translated from the coding sequence ATGGGCGACGATGACGCCTTACAGTCCCACCTGCTGGATGGCGTTTCCCGCACTTTTGCGCTCACCATTCCGCAATTGCCGCCGGTCTTGGCCAAACCGGTATCCAATGCTTATTTGTTATGCCGCATCATCGATACGATCGAAGATGAAACGGCGCTCGCGTCCCCGGACAAACGCCGGTTCTGCCAACAGTTCGTGCGAGTGGTTCAGGGCCGCGAAGCCGCCGAACCGCTTCGGGACGAGCTCGGCCCTCGCCTTTCGGAAAGCACCAGTCCCGCCGAGCACGAACTGATCCATCTGATTCCCAGAGTCATCGCCATTACCCACCGCTTCGATCCACCGCAGCGGGAAGCCTTGGCGACCTGTGTCGAAATTATGGCGAAAGGTATGGCGGAGTTCCAGGACCGGGACTTGCGTTACGGCCTCTCGAACATGGACGAAATGAGCGACTACTGTTATTACGTGGCCGGCGTGGTGGGAGAAATGCTGACCAAGCTCTTCTGTCACTACTCCCCCGAGATAGCCGCCCATCGCGAAGAAATGATGAAGCTGGCGGTATCGTTCGGCCAGGGGCTGCAAATGACCAACATCCTAAAGGACCTTTGGGATGACCATTCACGCGGCGTTTGCTGGCTCCCGCGCGACACTTTCGAGCAATACGGATTCGATTTGCGCGAACTCAAACCGAATCACGACAACCCCAGATTCTGCGAGGGGTTCAGGCAATTGGTCGGGATTGCACACGGCCACCTGAGAAACGCGCTCGCCTATACCTTGTACATACCCGCCCGTGAAACGGGCCTTCGCGAGTTTTGTCTTTGGGCTCTCGGGATGGCGGTGCTAACCCTGCGCAAAATCAACAAGAACCTAGATTTCAGCGACTCTGCTCAGGTCAAAATCACACGTCGGGCCGTAAAAGCGACCGTTTTCACGAGTCGCCTGCTGCGTTCCAGCAATAGTCTGCTCAACGCCGCATTTTACCTTGCCGGATTCGGCTTGCCGCGCGGCAGCAATCGGCTCCCGGGCTCCGGCCACCGCACCGACACGTGA
- a CDS encoding methyltransferase family protein — MQQIIRFPPPVIALALVGLGLSLSPLTPAFLYFQISSLGFILIAVGIATSASALFQFRLVGTTFVPTGNPTALAKEGPYCWTRNPMYLGVLTALAGFAFLVGSLSMFIAPLGFFFAIDRHFIPYEETKLAGQFAENYLDYLRRVPRWL; from the coding sequence ATGCAACAGATCATCCGGTTTCCGCCTCCCGTAATCGCCTTGGCACTCGTCGGCCTGGGTTTAAGTTTGAGTCCTTTAACCCCTGCGTTCCTTTACTTTCAAATATCCAGCCTGGGATTCATATTGATCGCCGTAGGCATTGCCACAAGCGCCTCGGCGCTTTTCCAGTTCCGGCTCGTCGGTACCACCTTCGTACCCACTGGCAATCCCACGGCGCTAGCCAAAGAGGGCCCCTACTGCTGGACCCGTAATCCCATGTATCTGGGAGTGCTGACGGCATTGGCCGGTTTCGCCTTTCTCGTCGGCTCGCTGTCGATGTTTATAGCGCCGCTCGGGTTCTTTTTCGCGATCGACCGGCATTTTATTCCGTACGAAGAAACCAAATTGGCCGGTCAGTTTGCCGAAAACTATCTGGACTACCTACGCCGGGTTCCGCGCTGGCTCTAG
- a CDS encoding 4'-phosphopantetheinyl transferase family protein codes for MLAPAERERCSQFRSDLHRHRFLATQGALRCLLSRYIGIAPDAIRFERNPHGKPRLAETEPDCGLVFNVSHSGDQALFAVGVDLPLGVDLEIRRPLTHIEGLAERCFAPQERERWYALPPTRRLAAFFDVWTRKEAFMKAVGRGLGLGLTRCVLAADENPRWETIPDSCGRPDEWLLRDLDLAENVSATLCARAPNIHWQLRDIEQALK; via the coding sequence GTGCTCGCCCCCGCCGAACGTGAGCGCTGCTCGCAATTTCGCTCCGATCTCCACCGGCACCGCTTTCTTGCCACGCAAGGGGCATTGCGATGTCTGCTATCTCGTTATATCGGAATCGCCCCGGATGCTATCCGGTTCGAACGCAACCCACACGGCAAACCGCGGCTGGCCGAGACTGAACCCGACTGCGGACTGGTTTTCAATGTTTCCCACTCGGGAGACCAGGCTCTCTTCGCGGTGGGCGTGGACTTGCCGCTCGGGGTCGATCTCGAAATCCGGCGCCCGCTCACACACATCGAAGGACTGGCGGAACGCTGTTTTGCTCCGCAAGAACGGGAGCGCTGGTATGCGCTGCCCCCCACTCGCCGTTTGGCCGCATTTTTCGATGTCTGGACGCGCAAGGAAGCGTTCATGAAAGCCGTTGGAAGAGGTCTGGGACTCGGGCTTACCCGATGCGTGCTCGCTGCCGACGAAAACCCGCGCTGGGAAACGATTCCGGACTCTTGCGGCAGGCCCGATGAATGGTTGCTTCGAGATCTGGATCTCGCCGAAAACGTCAGCGCCACGCTCTGCGCACGAGCACCGAACATTCACTGGCAACTAAGGGATATCGAGCAAGCTCTGAAGTGA
- a CDS encoding phosphorylase family protein: MKSIGFVIALPAEARTLARRRAGFGELLELAGGHRLIVSGAGPNHAQNAASRLLELKVDALVSWGCAAALDHTLNSGDLVLPERILAPDGCEHSVCFEWHERVRRPLAPVLRITTGPLLGSSKIIAGSAEKQELHLASGAVAVDMESASVASVAKDGGLPFLAVRAVADPARMSLPASVTVAVDERGDVKLPKLLGHALANPADFITLARLGKAFYAATSTLRRTALVLGTALSLKPSADG, from the coding sequence GTGAAGTCCATCGGGTTTGTCATCGCTCTGCCGGCCGAAGCGCGCACCCTTGCACGGCGCCGCGCCGGCTTCGGCGAACTGCTGGAACTGGCCGGGGGCCATCGCTTAATCGTCTCCGGCGCCGGTCCGAATCATGCGCAGAATGCCGCATCCCGATTGCTCGAACTCAAGGTCGACGCACTGGTCAGCTGGGGCTGCGCCGCGGCCCTCGATCACACCCTGAATTCAGGCGATTTAGTGCTCCCCGAACGTATTCTTGCCCCGGACGGCTGTGAACACAGCGTCTGTTTCGAATGGCACGAAAGAGTCCGCCGGCCCCTCGCCCCCGTGCTGCGGATTACAACCGGTCCTTTGCTGGGAAGCTCGAAAATCATAGCGGGCTCGGCAGAAAAACAGGAACTTCATCTCGCCAGCGGCGCAGTCGCGGTCGACATGGAAAGCGCTTCGGTCGCTTCGGTCGCCAAGGACGGCGGCTTGCCCTTTCTGGCGGTTCGGGCCGTAGCCGACCCGGCGCGCATGAGCCTTCCGGCCTCGGTGACCGTCGCCGTGGATGAGCGCGGCGACGTCAAACTTCCGAAACTGCTGGGGCATGCCTTGGCCAACCCCGCCGATTTCATTACTCTGGCCCGGTTGGGAAAGGCTTTTTACGCAGCCACTAGCACGCTGCGCCGAACCGCTTTGGTCTTGGGAACCGCGCTGTCTCTTAAGCCGTCCGCCGACGGTTAA